One genomic window of Chitinophagaceae bacterium includes the following:
- a CDS encoding T9SS type A sorting domain-containing protein, whose translation MKSIATLLSLLLFFAQTLFSQQYQWIHSNTLSFNLNPSLPVNTVSVSESGQVYFAHPDSSVIIYGNDIFGETSVDCYSDAGDLQWSIQLGNKVVVSEIMADVNENVYVGGSFMETMSINGVDSLVNTGNNFNTNAFLLCFNTNGMLVWKRNISLQHDSYTNIAAITVDQQDQIWYGASDFLSAEVFKLDASGNELLSYELTNAKTLGGMSFDADGNLFLSGATSTPFLTIGNLSVPVSETYMMYVPYINASGVTQWIRLASDVTFQTPQVQADPWGNAYVSGSLFLGTSFGTVSFIDPQWLYDVFITRVDKYGNFKWGVQAPQNTGGITGDFSRGGKNFIAVDGAGNLYLTGITRGTLDWGNNVMSGLGALSFGSLSVLSFDTSGNALWSMNGGSSDFNQAYSLDATTSGKCYFSASIIDEAIFGNIIVNTDEGFASVLGKISAGIPTVVQSINNSFSIDVYPNPMDAVCVVHFDAQKKGEIQLDLFDLEGKLRKSISREITIAGHQALSFSVADITPGIYGLQIKSADGIRRKEIVVN comes from the coding sequence ATGAAATCTATAGCTACACTTTTATCCTTACTCTTATTTTTTGCGCAAACACTCTTTTCTCAGCAATATCAATGGATACATTCCAATACCTTAAGCTTCAACCTCAATCCTTCCCTGCCTGTCAATACTGTTAGCGTTTCTGAATCCGGCCAGGTTTATTTCGCCCATCCGGACAGCAGTGTGATTATATACGGGAATGATATCTTCGGCGAAACAAGCGTCGATTGTTACAGTGATGCTGGCGACTTGCAGTGGAGTATACAGCTTGGAAATAAAGTAGTGGTAAGTGAAATAATGGCTGACGTGAATGAAAATGTTTATGTCGGCGGTTCTTTCATGGAAACCATGTCCATTAATGGAGTTGATTCACTGGTGAACACCGGCAATAATTTTAATACGAATGCTTTCCTTCTTTGCTTCAATACAAACGGGATGTTGGTTTGGAAAAGAAATATTTCCCTGCAACATGACTCCTACACCAACATTGCTGCCATCACAGTTGATCAGCAAGATCAGATTTGGTATGGTGCAAGTGATTTCTTAAGTGCGGAAGTATTCAAACTTGATGCATCAGGAAATGAACTATTGTCCTATGAACTCACCAACGCGAAAACACTCGGCGGAATGAGTTTTGATGCTGACGGCAATCTCTTTCTCTCAGGTGCCACAAGCACGCCTTTTTTAACAATCGGTAATCTTTCTGTGCCTGTTTCCGAAACCTACATGATGTATGTTCCCTACATCAATGCAAGTGGGGTTACTCAATGGATCAGGCTGGCATCGGATGTCACTTTCCAAACACCGCAGGTGCAAGCGGATCCGTGGGGCAATGCTTATGTAAGTGGATCTTTGTTTCTAGGTACTTCGTTCGGTACCGTTTCATTTATTGACCCTCAATGGTTGTACGATGTATTTATAACACGGGTAGATAAATATGGAAATTTTAAATGGGGTGTGCAGGCACCGCAAAATACAGGAGGCATTACAGGTGATTTCTCAAGAGGAGGAAAAAATTTTATAGCTGTTGATGGAGCAGGCAATCTATACTTAACCGGAATCACCAGGGGAACTTTGGATTGGGGAAATAATGTGATGAGTGGCCTTGGCGCCCTTTCATTCGGATCGCTTTCTGTGCTTTCTTTTGATACTTCAGGAAATGCATTGTGGTCGATGAATGGAGGATCGTCTGATTTTAACCAGGCCTATTCGCTCGATGCGACAACATCAGGTAAATGTTATTTCTCCGCTTCCATCATTGATGAAGCGATCTTTGGCAACATCATCGTAAATACTGATGAAGGCTTTGCTTCTGTTCTTGGAAAGATTAGCGCAGGAATTCCGACTGTTGTGCAATCAATTAACAATTCATTTTCTATCGATGTGTATCCTAATCCGATGGATGCTGTCTGCGTTGTTCATTTTGATGCGCAAAAAAAAGGTGAAATCCAACTCGACTTATTTGACCTGGAGGGAAAACTGAGAAAATCAATTTCAAGGGAAATTACAATTGCGGGACATCAGGCACTTTCATTTTCCGTTGCTGATATTACTCCCGGAATTTATGGGTTGCAAATAAAATCCGCTGACGGAATCCGGAGAAAGGAAATAGTTGTGAATTGA
- a CDS encoding T9SS type A sorting domain-containing protein, with amino-acid sequence MKWIITWLCVFTFQLSMQAQVPDFIDQIKSIAAMESKSNAVFSGQHTTRTANNYDVKYHRCEWKINPSVYYISGKVTTYFEPTEDGFSAIDFDFNANMITDSVKYHGSAATFTQQADNLLTIDLPAEVPVGNIDSISVYYQGTPIGSGFGSFIQSSHNGTPILWTLSEPFGAKDWWPCKQSLNDKIDSIDILVTCPQTYRDGSNGVLIAETQTGNSKTYHWKSHYPIAAYLVAVAVTNYSTYSDYATLTNGEQLEILNYVYPEDLATAQSLTPAIVPVIELYSMLTIDYPFANEKYGHCQFGWGGGMEHQTMTYCVAFDEWLIAHECAHQWFGDKVTCGSWEDIWLNEGFATFFEGLTQQYLYPGNWEGWKHSHRDYIVSEPDGSVLCTDTTDVGRIFDGRLSYSKGAFVLHMLRWQLGDSIFFEGIKQYLLDPDLAYNYAKTPDLKAHMEAVSGLDLTVFFDQWYYKEGYPTYNLSWYPFGNSVSVTVNQSQSDPSVSFFQMPLPVEFKDATHDTILVLNNTFAGQTFSVDPGFTPDEVIFDPELWILSGNDVVTEVDAPVRDNLMFSIFPNPVADEMSVTYSITNTLSDKLVITDVSGRVVKIVTNDKQLFQNTFEINISDLPVGVYFLRTTEGNKVVVKKFVKS; translated from the coding sequence ATGAAATGGATCATTACATGGTTATGTGTGTTTACCTTTCAGTTATCGATGCAAGCCCAGGTTCCGGACTTTATTGATCAGATAAAAAGCATTGCTGCTATGGAAAGCAAGTCGAATGCTGTGTTTTCCGGTCAGCATACTACAAGAACTGCAAATAATTATGATGTGAAATACCATCGTTGCGAATGGAAGATCAATCCAAGCGTTTATTATATCTCTGGAAAAGTCACCACTTATTTTGAACCTACTGAAGACGGTTTTTCTGCGATAGATTTTGATTTTAATGCGAACATGATTACCGATTCGGTAAAGTATCATGGCAGTGCAGCCACTTTTACGCAGCAAGCAGACAACCTGCTCACGATTGATCTTCCTGCAGAAGTTCCTGTTGGCAATATTGATTCAATATCTGTTTATTACCAGGGCACGCCTATTGGTTCGGGCTTCGGTTCCTTCATTCAGTCTTCCCACAACGGAACGCCAATTCTATGGACGCTCAGTGAACCTTTTGGTGCAAAAGACTGGTGGCCGTGCAAGCAAAGTCTGAATGATAAAATAGATTCAATTGATATTCTTGTAACCTGTCCGCAGACTTACCGCGACGGCAGTAACGGAGTATTGATTGCTGAAACGCAAACTGGAAATTCAAAAACCTATCATTGGAAGAGTCATTATCCGATTGCTGCCTACTTAGTTGCTGTAGCTGTTACGAATTATTCAACGTACAGCGATTACGCAACGCTTACAAATGGAGAGCAGTTAGAGATTCTTAACTATGTCTATCCGGAAGATCTGGCAACAGCTCAAAGTCTGACGCCTGCTATCGTTCCTGTTATAGAATTGTACAGCATGCTCACGATAGATTATCCTTTTGCCAATGAAAAATACGGTCATTGCCAGTTCGGATGGGGTGGAGGAATGGAACATCAGACCATGACTTATTGTGTGGCATTTGATGAATGGCTGATTGCACATGAATGCGCGCATCAATGGTTCGGCGACAAAGTGACTTGCGGAAGTTGGGAAGATATCTGGCTCAATGAAGGATTTGCCACTTTCTTCGAAGGATTAACACAACAATATTTATATCCCGGAAACTGGGAAGGTTGGAAACACAGTCACCGCGATTATATAGTGAGCGAACCGGATGGTTCTGTATTGTGCACGGATACAACAGATGTGGGCCGGATTTTCGACGGACGGCTCTCTTATTCAAAAGGTGCTTTTGTGTTGCACATGCTTCGCTGGCAATTGGGCGATTCGATTTTTTTTGAAGGAATCAAACAATACCTGCTGGATCCTGATCTTGCCTATAATTATGCGAAAACACCTGATCTGAAAGCGCATATGGAAGCAGTGAGTGGACTTGATCTCACTGTTTTTTTCGATCAGTGGTATTATAAGGAAGGTTATCCCACTTATAATCTTTCATGGTATCCGTTTGGAAACTCAGTAAGTGTTACTGTTAATCAATCGCAATCTGATCCTTCTGTTTCATTTTTTCAAATGCCATTACCTGTTGAATTTAAAGATGCCACACATGATACCATACTGGTGTTGAACAATACTTTTGCAGGGCAGACTTTTTCGGTTGATCCCGGTTTTACACCTGATGAAGTGATCTTCGATCCGGAACTTTGGATTCTCTCAGGGAATGATGTGGTGACTGAAGTGGATGCGCCCGTCAGGGATAATTTAATGTTTTCCATTTTCCCTAATCCCGTTGCTGATGAAATGTCGGTGACGTATTCTATCACGAATACTTTATCGGATAAGTTGGTGATTACAGACGTATCTGGACGTGTTGTTAAAATAGTTACGAATGATAAACAATTGTTTCAAAATACTTTCGAAATCAACATCAGTGATTTGCCTGTAGGAGTTTATTTCCTGAGAACAACAGAAGGAAATAAGGTGGTGGTGAAGAAGTTTGTGAAGAGTTGA
- a CDS encoding aryl-sulfate sulfotransferase, with amino-acid sequence MKVFLVLFFLISTSAFAKYQYVSPMPGSTLNAPESQIIIREGSYLDPSSINAERFILEGTKSGYHNFRVAFSDDQKTIVLYPSKPFGFDEKVTVSIMQGLKTLQGYLIDSFTFSFITDRAYTMAEQKQFQQLAAMSREERPLDDAIDFSYNKVEKNPFNPTERQLSGSFTIVNNSNPSPGDIFYDAWNGNFGSALYDGYNIITTDGDSVYASDKASICFDFKLNPNGYLSVFNDAMSCFDVFDSNYVLIDSYYPANGRAIDPHEFTIYADGHAFMTASETHIVNMQVYDPDYFQSASVTTSVIQEFDESKNLIFEWRALDHIVVTESNQNLAFGFIDAIHTNSIDIDVDGNIVASHRHLNQVNKIDRNTGEFIWRLGGVMNEFTFINEPEPFSFQHDARCLDNGNITLWDNGNGHVPPHSSAKEYALDLVNKTATLIWNYNPQTYANTDVYFYGMGSTRRLLNGNTLICGGWDYSSDQSNMWEVTPDKQVVWELALNNAKSLVGYRAVKYNWRPCAPVSDNAIKLKNITDHSVKIIWPDVSNAMLYDIRIRKEGKINWKAKVTAEPRKIVSNLNPATSYEYQLRANCQNGFASDWSPIKAFTTLPLRISQPVEIVSALKMHPNPTSGIINFELETNAECVASISVFDISGRLFFTAEREVIAGEQSLAFDFTNFPAGIYVARFTTLSGSQTLKFVKE; translated from the coding sequence ATGAAAGTCTTCCTGGTTCTTTTTTTTCTGATCTCTACATCAGCGTTTGCAAAATATCAATATGTTTCTCCCATGCCGGGATCAACACTTAATGCTCCCGAAAGTCAGATTATCATTCGGGAAGGAAGTTATCTCGATCCTTCTTCGATTAATGCGGAGCGATTTATTCTCGAAGGAACTAAAAGCGGTTACCACAATTTCCGGGTCGCTTTTTCAGATGATCAGAAAACAATTGTGTTATATCCTTCAAAACCTTTTGGCTTTGACGAAAAGGTAACCGTCTCCATTATGCAGGGATTGAAAACTTTACAAGGATACCTGATTGACTCTTTTACTTTTAGTTTCATTACAGACCGTGCGTATACAATGGCTGAGCAGAAACAATTTCAGCAACTTGCTGCGATGAGCAGGGAAGAAAGACCTTTAGACGATGCAATTGACTTCAGTTATAATAAAGTTGAAAAGAATCCATTTAATCCAACGGAGCGCCAATTATCCGGAAGCTTTACTATTGTAAACAATTCAAATCCATCGCCCGGTGATATATTTTATGATGCCTGGAATGGAAATTTCGGAAGTGCGCTCTACGACGGATACAATATTATCACTACGGACGGAGACTCTGTCTATGCAAGTGACAAAGCATCCATCTGTTTTGATTTTAAACTCAATCCCAACGGTTACCTCTCCGTTTTTAATGATGCGATGAGCTGTTTCGATGTGTTTGATTCAAATTATGTATTGATTGATTCTTACTATCCGGCTAACGGTCGCGCTATTGATCCGCATGAATTCACGATTTATGCGGATGGCCATGCTTTCATGACCGCTTCTGAAACTCATATTGTTAATATGCAAGTGTATGACCCTGATTATTTTCAAAGCGCAAGCGTAACTACATCTGTTATTCAGGAATTTGATGAGAGCAAAAATTTAATTTTTGAGTGGCGTGCTCTCGACCATATAGTGGTTACGGAATCCAATCAGAACCTTGCGTTTGGATTTATAGATGCCATTCATACCAATTCCATTGATATAGATGTTGATGGAAATATTGTTGCTTCTCACCGCCACCTTAACCAGGTGAATAAAATTGATCGCAACACAGGTGAATTTATCTGGCGGCTCGGCGGAGTGATGAATGAATTTACATTCATCAATGAACCCGAACCATTTTCTTTTCAACATGATGCGCGATGTTTGGACAATGGGAACATTACCTTATGGGACAATGGAAATGGTCATGTGCCGCCCCATTCTTCCGCTAAAGAGTATGCGTTAGATTTGGTGAATAAGACAGCCACGCTAATCTGGAATTATAATCCTCAGACCTATGCTAACACTGATGTTTATTTTTATGGCATGGGCAGCACCCGCAGACTGCTAAACGGAAACACATTGATATGCGGTGGCTGGGACTATTCATCTGACCAATCCAATATGTGGGAAGTTACACCTGATAAGCAAGTGGTTTGGGAACTGGCACTGAACAATGCAAAATCACTCGTAGGATACAGGGCAGTAAAATATAACTGGAGACCTTGCGCACCGGTGTCTGATAATGCAATAAAGCTGAAGAATATAACTGATCATTCTGTGAAAATAATTTGGCCGGATGTCAGTAATGCGATGCTGTATGATATCCGGATCAGGAAAGAAGGTAAGATTAATTGGAAAGCAAAAGTTACTGCAGAGCCGCGAAAGATAGTGAGCAATCTTAATCCTGCTACCAGCTATGAATATCAGTTGCGTGCCAACTGCCAGAATGGTTTTGCTTCGGACTGGTCGCCGATAAAAGCATTTACTACGTTGCCGCTTCGTATTTCACAACCTGTTGAAATCGTCAGCGCTTTAAAGATGCATCCAAATCCTACGAGCGGCATAATAAATTTTGAACTGGAAACTAATGCTGAATGCGTTGCCTCCATTTCTGTTTTTGATATTTCCGGCAGATTATTTTTTACCGCTGAGCGTGAAGTTATCGCGGGAGAACAATCTCTGGCATTTGATTTTACGAATTTTCCCGCAGGAATTTATGTTGCGCGGTTTACTACCTTATCAGGAAGTCAAACGTTGAAGTTTGTGAAGGAATAA
- a CDS encoding FAD-binding oxidoreductase: MLHDILIIGKGLIGSAIAKHLSLSQKNIAIIGPDEPEDVSNAVVYASHYDSGRVQRLIGQTDAMTELNIASVKHYPWLEKVSGIHFHKKSGCLYVNPLGSDEYLEKVSERAEKFSIEAIIYNSNKELAKAFPEFHFPEKSQGMFEPSPSGHISPPLLIKAQLKVFEQNGGTIFRDTVNGLAFKNDFVEISTYEGNVYHATKVVLAAGAFSNFSNLLSRELDLVIKSETVLLARVSKEEATRLVTLPSLLYEIDNGEVEGIYSTQPIQYPDGHFYLKMGCNLPHDIFFGNDLSEIQQWFRNGDSKASELKMLKVLQSIIPDLKIEGCTTKRCILPRTQRHKNPYIGKIHDRLYITAGNGWSAMCSDGVGFVMSHLVINNKFPEGYEAADFEPFFK, from the coding sequence ATGTTGCACGATATACTAATTATCGGTAAAGGATTAATTGGTTCCGCCATAGCCAAACATTTGAGTTTGTCGCAGAAGAACATCGCGATTATTGGTCCTGATGAACCGGAAGATGTAAGCAATGCTGTCGTTTACGCCAGCCATTATGATAGTGGGAGAGTGCAGCGATTAATCGGCCAGACCGATGCAATGACGGAGTTGAATATTGCATCGGTGAAACATTATCCATGGCTGGAAAAAGTAAGCGGAATTCATTTTCATAAAAAATCCGGTTGTTTGTATGTCAATCCTTTGGGAAGCGATGAATATTTGGAAAAGGTAAGCGAGCGTGCTGAAAAATTTAGCATCGAAGCAATCATTTATAATTCCAATAAAGAACTGGCGAAAGCATTTCCTGAATTTCACTTTCCGGAAAAATCGCAAGGTATGTTTGAGCCTTCACCTTCAGGTCATATCAGTCCTCCATTGCTGATTAAAGCACAACTAAAAGTATTTGAGCAAAATGGCGGAACGATTTTCAGAGATACAGTGAATGGCCTTGCATTCAAAAATGATTTTGTTGAAATCAGTACGTATGAAGGAAATGTTTATCACGCTACAAAAGTGGTGCTCGCTGCTGGTGCTTTCAGTAACTTTTCGAACCTGTTAAGCCGGGAGTTGGATTTAGTAATTAAAAGTGAAACGGTGTTATTGGCGCGTGTCAGTAAAGAAGAAGCAACACGGCTTGTAACATTGCCTTCATTGCTTTATGAAATTGATAACGGTGAGGTGGAAGGGATTTATTCCACGCAACCCATTCAATATCCTGATGGACATTTTTATTTGAAAATGGGTTGTAATCTACCGCACGATATTTTCTTTGGGAATGACCTGAGTGAAATTCAGCAGTGGTTCAGAAATGGTGACAGCAAAGCTTCTGAGTTGAAAATGCTGAAGGTATTGCAGTCGATCATACCAGATCTTAAAATAGAAGGCTGCACAACAAAACGATGTATTCTTCCGAGGACACAACGGCATAAAAATCCTTACATCGGAAAAATTCACGATAGATTATATATTACAGCAGGTAACGGCTGGTCGGCAATGTGTTCGGATGGCGTTGGCTTCGTTATGTCGCATCTGGTAATCAATAATAAGTTTCCGGAAGGCTATGAAGCAGCTGACTTTGAACCTTTCTTCAAGTGA
- a CDS encoding sulfatase-like hydrolase/transferase: MRNFFFNYCSSVSFLFLFVIVPVKVFSLDCTLPKPSNVVAVNISECATKLTWNAVPGTAYYSVKFKKQNSSVWSPVTNVGLNTSYIFSGLDSKVKYNFAVASYCSNNMGSGFQIVKATSADCVPPVITNITTVPPDAATITWNGGNCTSAFNQIRYRKSANANWKYVFTASSTMVTLHNLIAGALYTCQVTDCADTTGSWSSPSTFQLPARPNILMIILDDARYDSYSCNGGPAFFQSPNIDRIANEGVNFKYSFCVQSYCIPSRGSIVTGLYPHKHGATNNSENIYESLPTTAKILDSAGYYTGMIGKYHMAVKPQPGYDYWFATKVNSGTDEYNNLKYNLNGTLATVNGHDTDIVTDTTLAFLDRNADKSFFVTIGYHAPHNPFLPQSSYAGLYDGEEMPVPENTVHYKSNIPSFLYNLGDSYYIKPAEIPGQYQPYYEMMAGLDDAIGKILQKLTDLSILDNTIVIFTSDNGAMFGEHGLFLKRFAYDPSSRVPLFIRYPAWFNNETVIDDQLTLNVDLAPTLLDAAGINGGYTFDGMSLKKMADGTADRSSMYFESVYDPYTEKLPSLRSVRTFDAKYVAYGCTHETDEFFDLAADPQENTNQINNPLYAASIESFKSQLSDFKSQLVDTGNEKILNCYLKPGVQKSTQQETWDPEDLPFLEDNVLIYPAPAKESVTLAFLSSMEDEHAVIIIRNELGQIVLQESIMVNLNQNAFSLNVERLPAGFYMVTTSVKNNSIAKPLIIVD, from the coding sequence ATGCGAAATTTTTTTTTCAATTACTGTTCCTCTGTTTCATTTCTTTTTTTATTTGTCATTGTTCCTGTAAAGGTTTTTTCACTGGATTGTACGCTGCCGAAACCTTCAAATGTAGTGGCGGTTAATATTTCGGAATGTGCGACAAAGCTCACCTGGAATGCAGTGCCGGGAACTGCTTATTATTCGGTGAAATTTAAAAAGCAGAATTCCTCTGTATGGTCGCCTGTCACAAATGTGGGTTTGAATACATCCTATATTTTTTCCGGTCTTGATTCAAAAGTAAAATACAATTTCGCGGTAGCAAGTTATTGCAGTAACAATATGGGTTCGGGTTTCCAGATTGTGAAGGCAACATCAGCAGATTGTGTTCCGCCGGTTATTACCAATATCACCACTGTTCCTCCTGATGCGGCCACCATTACATGGAATGGCGGAAATTGCACATCAGCGTTCAACCAAATCCGTTACCGGAAATCTGCTAACGCGAACTGGAAGTATGTATTTACAGCAAGCAGTACAATGGTTACGCTGCACAATCTTATTGCCGGCGCTTTGTATACCTGCCAGGTGACGGATTGTGCGGATACAACCGGAAGCTGGTCATCGCCTTCCACTTTTCAATTACCTGCACGGCCTAATATTTTGATGATCATTTTAGATGATGCGAGATATGACAGCTATAGCTGTAACGGCGGACCTGCTTTTTTTCAAAGTCCGAATATTGACCGCATCGCGAACGAAGGCGTGAATTTTAAATACAGCTTTTGTGTGCAGTCGTATTGCATACCCAGCCGTGGAAGTATTGTTACAGGTCTGTATCCGCACAAGCATGGCGCCACCAACAATTCAGAAAATATTTATGAATCACTTCCAACTACCGCAAAAATTCTCGACAGTGCAGGATACTATACAGGCATGATTGGAAAATACCACATGGCAGTCAAGCCGCAACCCGGTTATGATTATTGGTTTGCCACAAAAGTGAACAGCGGAACAGATGAATACAACAATCTGAAGTACAATCTCAATGGAACATTGGCCACTGTGAATGGTCATGATACGGATATCGTAACGGATACAACACTTGCATTCCTGGATAGAAATGCGGACAAGAGTTTTTTTGTCACGATAGGTTACCACGCGCCACACAATCCATTTCTTCCGCAGTCATCTTATGCTGGCCTGTATGATGGAGAAGAGATGCCTGTTCCTGAAAACACGGTGCATTACAAATCGAATATCCCTTCTTTTTTATACAACCTTGGCGATTCTTATTATATCAAGCCGGCAGAAATTCCAGGACAGTATCAGCCTTACTATGAAATGATGGCAGGCCTGGATGATGCAATTGGCAAGATTCTTCAGAAGCTTACAGATTTATCAATCCTCGATAATACCATCGTTATTTTTACCAGCGACAATGGTGCTATGTTTGGTGAACATGGATTATTTCTTAAGCGGTTTGCTTATGATCCTTCTTCCAGGGTGCCATTATTTATCCGTTATCCGGCGTGGTTTAATAATGAAACGGTGATTGATGATCAGCTTACCCTGAATGTTGATCTTGCGCCCACATTGCTTGATGCGGCAGGTATCAATGGTGGTTATACGTTTGATGGAATGTCGCTTAAAAAAATGGCTGATGGAACAGCAGACAGATCTTCCATGTATTTTGAATCTGTTTATGATCCGTATACTGAAAAACTGCCTTCACTGCGTTCTGTTAGAACATTCGATGCAAAGTATGTTGCTTATGGTTGCACGCATGAAACTGATGAGTTTTTTGATCTTGCGGCTGACCCTCAGGAAAATACCAATCAGATCAATAATCCTTTGTATGCCGCTTCCATAGAAAGTTTTAAAAGCCAGTTGAGTGACTTCAAATCGCAGCTCGTTGATACAGGAAATGAAAAGATACTCAACTGCTATCTAAAACCCGGCGTACAAAAAAGCACGCAACAGGAAACATGGGATCCTGAGGATCTTCCCTTCCTTGAAGACAATGTGCTGATCTATCCTGCTCCGGCAAAGGAAAGCGTGACACTGGCCTTTTTATCTTCGATGGAAGATGAGCATGCTGTCATCATTATCCGGAATGAGTTGGGACAAATAGTGTTGCAGGAATCAATCATGGTGAATCTAAATCAAAATGCGTTTTCGTTGAATGTCGAAAGGTTGCCTGCGGGATTTTATATGGTCACTACTTCCGTGAAAAATAACAGCATTGCGAAGCCATTGATTATTGTTGATTAA